DNA from Agathobaculum sp. NTUH-O15-33:
ATATTGCCGATTGTGCTTTTGCATGGCAGTTCTGTGTAGCCTTTATTTTGCAAATATCGCTCCAGCTTTCTGGGACCCCACGCCGGATGTTCATCCCGCGCGGACAATATCAGTTCTTGCGTTGCTGCCGATGTCTGGGTTCTTTGATGCGTCGGTGCCCGACTGCGGTCGGTCAGTTCCTCTCCAGCCTGAAACCTTCGTAACCACTTATAACCTGTTTTTCGTGTGATTTCGTGTTTTCTACATAGAGCGCTAAAACTTATCTCTCGTTGCTGTGCCTCCTTTACAAAAGTTTCTCGTTCTGACTTTACTGTTTTCTCTTTCCACGGCATAAGCAATTCTCCTTTTCCCACTTATACCGTTATTTTACTCCTAAACTGTATACCATGTGCTTGGACAAACTGTTTACTATGTGACTGGGCTATACAGACCTCTGCACGTCGTACGCCGCCGCGTATTTCATTGCGAGCAAAGCGAGCCACAACAAAAGCGCCGGCAGCCGCCGGCGCTTTTCCTATCTCTCATTCCCACGCTTCCCAAATCTCCGGCCGGAACCCGACCGTCGCCTGCCGCCCGTTTCGGACAATGGGCGTTTTGAGCAGCGTACCGTTCTCCAAAAGCTTTTCCCGTTTATCCGCTTCATACGCCAGATAGGCGAGCGAAGCATAGCCCTTGCTCTTTTCGTCGATCAGCGCGTCCAGCCCGCCGACCGCTTTTATAACGCTGTCCAGCTCGCCCGCGGACATACCTTTTTGCGCCAGATCGATCATTTGAAATTTAATACCGCGCTCCTTGAACCAACGCTGCGCTTTTTTTGTGTCAAAACATTTATTCTTGCCGAAAACCTGTATGTTCATAGATTAACTCTCCTTTTATACCCCTTTATTATAGCAGGACAAAACGATGCAGACAAGGGGTTGACAAATGAATTGCA
Protein-coding regions in this window:
- a CDS encoding arsenate reductase family protein, producing the protein MNIQVFGKNKCFDTKKAQRWFKERGIKFQMIDLAQKGMSAGELDSVIKAVGGLDALIDEKSKGYASLAYLAYEADKREKLLENGTLLKTPIVRNGRQATVGFRPEIWEAWE